TGATGGAAGCTGCTGCTATTATGGCAATTGCTCTTGCAAATGGGGATGGGAGACCCCCAGATTGGCAAGATTTTGTGGGTATCGTCTGCTTGCTGCTGATCAACTCCACCATAAGTTTCATTGAAGAAAATAATGCCGGTAATGCAGCAGCTGCTCTTATGGCTGGTCTTGCTCCCAAGACAAAGGTAGCGAATTGAAGTTTCATGAGAATTCGAACTTCTCATTGTTTAAAAGTGAAACTAAATCGTTATGAACCATAATGTCTCTATTTTACTTACATACTATTTTGAACTGTTTGTGCAATTCGAAGAAGAAACAAGTTTAAGCATGTTTTAGTGGCTGACTGAATTTTCATTGTTGTAGGTTCTTAGAGATGGTAAATGGACTGAGCAAGAAGCTGCTATTTTAGTTCCTGGAGACATCATAAGCATCAAACTAGGTGATATAATTCCTGCTGATGCTCGTCTTCTTGAGGGTGATCCTTTGAAGGTTGATCAATCCGCCTTGACTGGAGAGTCACTTCCTGCTACCAAGGGTCCTGGAGATGAAGTTTTCTCTGGCTCAACTTGTAAGCAAGGTGAAATTGAAGCTGTTGTCATTGCAACCGGTGTCCACACATTTTTTGGGAAAGCAGCTCACCTCGTGGATAGTACTAACCAAGTTGGCCACTTCCAGAAAGTGCTTACAGCAATTGGAAACTTCTGTATTTGTTCCATTGCAGTTGGTATGTTGGCTGAGATCATAGTCATGTATCCGATCCAGCACCGCAAGTACAGAGATGGAATTGACAATCTTCTGGTTCTCTTGATTGGAGGAATTCCCATTGCTATGCCCACTGTGTTGTCAGTGACAATGGCCATTGGTTCTCACAGGCTTTCTCAGCAGGGTGCTATCACGAAGAGAATGACAGCCATTGAAGAAATGGCCGGTATGGATGTTCTGTGCAGTGACAAAACAGGTACACTGACCCTTAACAAGTTGAGTGTAGACAAGAACTTGATTGAGGTCTTTGCAAAGGGTGTCGACAAGGATCATGTGATCCTTCTTGCCGCAAGGGCTTCCAGGACTGAAAACCAGGACGCAATAGATGCTGCCATTGTTGGAATGCTTGCTGATCCAAAAGAGGTTTTAACTTATCTTCATTTGCATCAGTTTTTATACTTcagttatttgttaaaaaaaaatgatgtgaCGGTTTATGATGAACAATTTTGTGCTTCTGTAGGCAAGGGCTGGGGTAAGAGAAGTACATTTCTTGCCATTTAATCCTGTTGACAAGAGAACTGCTTTGACTTACATTGATACCGATGGAAATTGGTACCGTGCAAGCAAAGGTGCTCCCGAGCAGGTAATCTCATTACTCAATTTGTTCAGAAATGGTGAGATTTCTGGTTAATCTAATGATGATgctaatgtaatttattttgtgaACAGATCATGACCCTATGTAACCTCAGGGAAGATGCAAAGAAGAAGGTTCACGGTATTATTGACAAGTTTGCAGAGAGAGGGCTTCGTTCACTTGCTGTTGCTAGACAGGTTTTCATAGCATCTTCACGTTTGAAGTTTGTGTTGAAACTATGCATTTCCTTTAACTAATCCCTCTTGGTCCTTCTGTGCTACTTCTGCAGGAAGTTCctgagaaaacaaaagaaagcgCTGGTAGTCCATGGCAGTTTGTTGGTTTGTTGTCACTGTTCGACCCTCCCAGACATGACAGTGCTGAAACTATCCGTAGAGCTCTGCATCTTGGTGTAAATGTCAAGATGATTACTGGTAATTAATCTAATTCATTACAACTCAAGTATTTTTCCCTTCAAAGAGTCTGTTGAATGAAATGGTAATTATTGCCAAGAATGCTCAACTTAATGTCCTGTGTCCTGTCTGTTACACTCCCCAGGGGATCAACTTGCCATAGCTAAGGAGACTGGACGAAGACTCGGGATGGGAACTAATATGTACCCATCCGCTTCCTTGCTTGGTCAAGACAAAGAGGCAAGTATTGCTGCTCTTCCAGTAGAAGAGCTTATTGAGAAGGCAGATGGTTTTGCAGGAGTGTTTCCAGGTTCACACTCTTTACCAGTTGACGCCGATGATTTTCTTTTCACCCTCATTTCTTCTCCTGAACGTTAAACATTGTTCTCACCAACACCTTTTTATATCTGCAGAGCACAAGTACGAAATTGTCAAGAAGTTGCAAGATAGGAAGCACATCTGTGGAATGACTGGAGATGGTGTCAATGACGCTCCTGCTTTGAAGAAGGCCGATATTGGAATCGCTGTTGCTGATGCAactgatgctgcaagaagtgcTTCTGATATTGTATTGACAGAACCTGGTTTGAGTGTTATTATTAGTGCCGTCTTAACCAGCCGGGCCATTTTCCAGAGAATGAAAAACTATACGGTTGGTTGCTATCTGTTGTCTtcataaacattttcttttgtgCTTGTTGTTTCTAAATTAACATTGTTTGCTATATATTCTTTGTATTTCAGATATATGCAGTATCTATCACAATCCGAATAGTGGTAAGTGGATAGGAATGTTATGATTTTATGTACTCGTCACGATAAAGAACGAGTGCATATTAATAAGTTTGGGTTCTCTCTTGTTTTGATTGCAGTTTGGCTTTATGTTCATAGCATTGATCTGGAAGTTCGACTTCTCTCCTTTCATGGTTTTGATCATTGCCATTCTAAATGATGGTAAAGTTGTTAGGATTTTGGCAGATAGTCCTCTGAATTAGACTTGATTTCTCTTCATTACTATGCTGATTGACACGAGAGGTCTGACACTAATTGGCATACTATTAGGAACAATCATGACAATTTCCAAGGATAGAGTGAAGCCATCTCCGTTGCCTGATAGCTGGAAACTGCAAGAAATATTTGCTACTGGGGTTGTGCTTGGTAGTTACTTGGCACTGATGACTATCATATTTTTCTGGGCAATGAAAGAAACTAATTTCTTCCCTGTAAGAATTATTCAACTGAAATAAGTTCAAGTCTTTTTCTTGGATCAAACAAATAACAATCCCTTGACTGTTTTTGCAGGAAAAATTCGGAGTTAGACACCTGACTCATGATGAAATGATGTCTGCTTTGTATTTGCAAGTCAGTATAGTTAGCCAGGCTCTGATATTTGTTACGCGTTCTCGAAGCTGGTCCTTTGTTGAACGCCCTGGAATGCTGTTAGTTATTGCTTTCGTTATTGCTCAGCTGGTAAGCATGATCTCCTTTTGATCTCCCTGAATTATTAGTAGCCACGCTACGAGATCAGAGGGGGATGGAACAATGTTTTGACCAAATTGTCTGTCTTGTTGCAGATTGCCACAATCATAGCAGTGTATGCTGACTGGAGCTTTGCAAAGGTAAAAGGAATTGGTTGGGGTTGGGCAGGAGTCATCTGGCTATACAGTATTGTCTTCTACTTTCCACTTGACCTCATGAAGTTTGCCATCCGTTACATATTGAGTGGCAAGGCTTGGCTAAACCTCCTAGAAAACAAGGTATATATCTAGTCGTGTGTTAGCTTTCTTTCTATAATGGTGAAAGCTTTCATGGCATTGATTTGAATTGGTTGTTTGAAAATCTGTCAGACTGCCTTCACAACCAAGAAAGACTACGGTAAGGAGGAGAGGGAAGCTCAGTGGGCTCATGCTCAGAGGACCCTACATGGACTTCAACCACCAGAAACTGCTAGCATTTTCAATGAGAAAAACAGTTACAGAGAACTCTCAGAGATTGCTGAGCAGGCCAGGAAAAGAGCTGAAGTTGCAAGGTAAGCCAACCACACCTTTGTGTCCTTAAACTGgtgaaatatatacaaatatgaGTAAAATAGTCTATAATGTTGAATTATTTTACAAGACATTCAATCACAATTTGGTATACATGGTAGGTGCATTGAATTTTACAACAATTAGAGGTCATACCTGATATGATTCTTATTAGTTTATGGTGTAAAAAATTCATAGTACTACATAGAAATTGTtctctataaatatttatgattctATAATCTGTGTCTTTATTACTGATTCATTATGTTTACAGGCTTCGCGAGCTTCACACTCTTAAAGGACATGTTGAGTCTGTGGTGAAGCTGAAGGGTTTGGACATTGATACTATCCAGCAGCACTACACCGTGTGAGAGACCACTGGATAATTGTAGATAAGAAAAGTGCATAAATCCAGTGGCATGTTTGAAACAAAAAGAGAGGATGTCTTCGCCTGTCATGTAGCTTTAGCAATCTACTTTCCCTTTTCCATGTAATTTTTGGTTCTTGCTAGATGGTTGtcttcacctttttttttttttttttttaatgatagaGACAAAGTGTTAGTTTCTATAGTCCTTGCTTATCCGCTTTCGTATTACTTTTGGGGCTTCTTCATTTCTGTTCTCACTCACCATTTATATTCTCATAGATGTGTCAACATTGTGATTTTTCAAGATAGAAAGGTTCTTCCAGCATCATACAAAACGTAAAATCATTAAACACGTTAGTGAAGATAATTATTAAGTATGTATGCACTTCTAAATTGCTTGAGAAATTAATCTACTAAATAAagaattaacattttttttaggttaaacaagttttttgaatttaattattacctttagattggataaataagtaattaatttttttagttttgagttctttttcattatttatgtgAGTTTCATtagagatgaaaaataaatctatgGATATTATTTAAATGTCTCTATTGTTTCTTTACTAGTTCTCATCTTCatactcaattttaaaatttgataatttttactttttttatattattttatatttatacatttatgtctctctttatatataacattggagaaaaaaaatgtatatacttTTGACGTTAAATAGTTAATGATGTTTTTCTtgttatgatatttatttttttgtaaaataaaatatttaactaaatttgaaaattttatatttaaaatattttttctatcaaaCTTAAACCAAAactttgtaatttataattcatcaaatttccagttttaaaaaaaaatcattgtatAGACTTGTCAACATGATGAACATTTGTAGATGAGGGTTGGTGTAATTGGGAAAACTAGTCTTCCACTTTTGTATAAAACAATGCTATAATTTATGTATTGACATGTAGATATGGAGTGCTTAAAGAGATATTTATATCCCAATTGATGAAAGCGTGATTATGAAGtgcataaataaatagatttgttAGATGAGTAAGAACATTATTTAGTggtaaataatcaaataaatctaacaattaAGATATTCAAAAAAACTACTTCAAATAGGAGACACATGTTATTCTTTTCAAGTATGTTAGGTTTTCTTGATTATATgtactagaaaaaaaattgtttagttaGTAAGAAAGAGCAATCCattaaaatgataatgaaaaaccgagattaaatttaaaattgtgatgtcatttgatatatatatatatatatatatatatatatatatatatatatatatatcttctttAGTAGAGTagattcaaataataattttaaccaTTCTAGCTTTCTTAACACATTAAATGTGTTTAGTAACGTCTGAGTGGAATAAGTTTCTActatataatttaaagtttatagaTTCCAACACCAAATGATAtttatccaaaataaataatatttgtgaaaacaatTCATcttaagtaaaacaaaaaataggtcaacttttatcatatttaatactATTGGCAATTATTATGATATATGCACGGGATAATTCTTTACAATGTTATAGATCTTATTAATGTCATCTTCacttgaatagatttggaagaAAGTAATTAAGAGAATTTGAGAAgatttttagataataaattttgttatttatttgagtggatttggagataagtgagagtgaatttggaagtaaatctttttattctctcatataaattaaatcatacactaattcttacaaaCTTTATTCCCAAATCCAGTTTCACTTGTCTcaaaatccactcaaataaacaaaaaaaaaaaaaatatctgcaaatcctctcaaattcactcaattactctcctccAAATCTCTTCAAGTGAgtgaaactaaaaatattttgtgactcatatataattataataatagttctAATCTCCTTATcattctaaattataaaaaataatgataattgtaattttgaacttaaatattttaaattcattaaccGCTAGAAATTTCTAAGTTCatgatttttttagaaaaaaatttaaattataatatacaattatgaatatataaataataatgcaGCAAAAACTTTCTATGATGATTATAAAAGACTTTCTGCGTCAACTCTAAACCTGTCACagattaaactaaaataacaagtttcaattactattttaataagATGGAAGCTCAATTAAACCTCTTTGTTTATGGAGAAAGTCATATAAGATTATCTTAGATAGAGTTGTGAAAATGGGTTACAATCCGCGGATCAATCCGGTCTACCACGGATTCGGATCAGGTTgcgtttaaaaaaattgttttttttttttatgcgggtcagactttaacccggttcatttaaacccggctgaTGCGGGTTGAACCTATGGTGAGCCGGATTGGCCCACCAactcacctacctaattttattttattaaaatttaattttaattttataaaaaaatatttattattttttttgcttgaaaaaattatttaagtttcccatttccaaaattaattaaacattcatgttgggagtaaaatttgtttagatttaaattataaaaagtttgtaacttttttttatttagaaaaaattataattaagtgagtcgGTGAAACAACCCGTTTATCCACCAACTTGTGGTGGATCGGATCGAGTTCAAATTATTCTgacttgctaataaatgagccatGTTAGGTtggttcactaagtgaccaacctgtggtggatCAGACCGAGTCAGACCGAATAGTCCGTTTTGGTAACTCTACTCTTAATCATAAACTCTGATAAAGTCATAATCATGATTAAAATTGCTTTACAAAACCATCTTTAAATTACTTGATAAAACATATATAggtaaatacaaatattatactaaTTCCAAAACtagtataaattgaaaaataaagtagCATTATGAATATAAAAGGAAGGCATGTGCAAAAAGCTTCCACCATTACGGGGCAGAGGGAGGATTGAAATGTATGCAGCCTTTACCATAAGTAAAAAGGTTGTTTCCACGACTGTAATTGACAATCATCAAGCAATAACATTATCATTAGACGAAAGCACACCCCTTTAAACAAACAAACTTCTTAAGATAAAATCGTGTCACATAATTAATTCTTAGGATTATTTCCTATTTACCAGTTACAATACAAAGATTTTAGGGGCCTAGTAAATGTGCGATGTACCTAACAACATTCTTGTGTCAAATCTTCCTGCAACCCAAGAAAAATCATGGTTAGTAAAGGAAAAATGATTACTTGGGGACTACAAAGATACTACATTACTAACCAATAATACTCACAGATTAGGTTAAAAAGACAGTTTCACAAACTAGTGACATCAGGattgaaatattattagatatttttagaAGCATTTGATGTAGAGAATATCtgaaatttagatattatttttagttaatatattcttttttgaATGGTCTAGAAAATAAGTCTGACAAATAAGGAAGTTCATGTCATAATTGTAATTCAACCAAAGTTCATGAACCTTTTATATGACATTTTAACAATCTAACCATGATGCCAATTTCATagaatttaaatcatataacaaaaatgttatcacttttagaaacaaaataaattacagcATGCTTCACTTTAATAAAGCAATACTAAAGGTTTTGAAACTGAAATAAACACAAGAGAATAAGGATCTAGCCATAAGTATAGTATTAGACTAATTCATATTTTACAGAAATAGTATGAAAGATACAACCATCGATAGAAGACAAAGAACATCAATTCCTCCACCATTTCCACTCCTTTGTTGTAGTTATAGGTTTTGCCAATCAGATTATCATCTAATACAAtacaaaatgaataattataaatataaatgacaaGGTGTAACAGAGCAAACATATTAGGATTTATGGTTGACCTTCTTTATCTTTCTCCAAAATCCTAAATGATGAAACTTACAAGAGCACAATAGTCACAAGAGCACGACAACAACGCTCCCCCCTTAGCATTCCCACTCGCCAATTTTGTTAACCTATCCGTCCGGCTATTTTCCGTTCAGAACATATGTAGCAATCGAAAATTTCTGAAGCCGGACTCCAACTGCTTTGCCTTATGGAAGTATTGCATAAGTTGACTATCTTTCACCTGGAAACCCCCATTCATCTGTCCCTCCACCAACTGTGAATCCGTACGACATTCCAAAGAGCTTGCCCCGAGGTCCCGCGCTAATTCCATTCCTGC
This genomic stretch from Vigna radiata var. radiata cultivar VC1973A chromosome 7, Vradiata_ver6, whole genome shotgun sequence harbors:
- the LOC106768495 gene encoding plasma membrane ATPase 4, producing MASEKAAITLEQIKNETVDLERIPIEEVFQQLKCSREGLSSEEGANRLQIFGPNRLEEKKESKLLKFLGFMWNPLSWVMEAAAIMAIALANGDGRPPDWQDFVGIVCLLLINSTISFIEENNAGNAAAALMAGLAPKTKVLRDGKWTEQEAAILVPGDIISIKLGDIIPADARLLEGDPLKVDQSALTGESLPATKGPGDEVFSGSTCKQGEIEAVVIATGVHTFFGKAAHLVDSTNQVGHFQKVLTAIGNFCICSIAVGMLAEIIVMYPIQHRKYRDGIDNLLVLLIGGIPIAMPTVLSVTMAIGSHRLSQQGAITKRMTAIEEMAGMDVLCSDKTGTLTLNKLSVDKNLIEVFAKGVDKDHVILLAARASRTENQDAIDAAIVGMLADPKEARAGVREVHFLPFNPVDKRTALTYIDTDGNWYRASKGAPEQIMTLCNLREDAKKKVHGIIDKFAERGLRSLAVARQEVPEKTKESAGSPWQFVGLLSLFDPPRHDSAETIRRALHLGVNVKMITGDQLAIAKETGRRLGMGTNMYPSASLLGQDKEASIAALPVEELIEKADGFAGVFPEHKYEIVKKLQDRKHICGMTGDGVNDAPALKKADIGIAVADATDAARSASDIVLTEPGLSVIISAVLTSRAIFQRMKNYTIYAVSITIRIVFGFMFIALIWKFDFSPFMVLIIAILNDGTIMTISKDRVKPSPLPDSWKLQEIFATGVVLGSYLALMTIIFFWAMKETNFFPEKFGVRHLTHDEMMSALYLQVSIVSQALIFVTRSRSWSFVERPGMLLVIAFVIAQLIATIIAVYADWSFAKVKGIGWGWAGVIWLYSIVFYFPLDLMKFAIRYILSGKAWLNLLENKTAFTTKKDYGKEEREAQWAHAQRTLHGLQPPETASIFNEKNSYRELSEIAEQARKRAEVARLRELHTLKGHVESVVKLKGLDIDTIQQHYTV